Proteins encoded within one genomic window of Onychostoma macrolepis isolate SWU-2019 chromosome 11, ASM1243209v1, whole genome shotgun sequence:
- the thoc7 gene encoding THO complex subunit 7 homolog produces the protein MSIKFFRIVQCAFWRMGSITDDEVIRKRLLIDGDGAGDDRRINVLMKSFTKWCQSNFSPEEGFSQYQRMLTSLAQCEFSMGKTLLVYDMNLKEMENYETIYADIEKSITSAHEKIAECKKEIQRAKRIRKNRQEYDALARVIKQHPDRHETLKQLEALDKELQQLSHIKENVEDKLELRKKQFHVLLTTIQELQQTLDNDEKMESDDTQESSMENGD, from the exons ATGTCAATAAAGTTTTTTCGAATAGTTCAGTGTGCCTTTTGGAGAATGGGTAGCATCACTGATG ATGAGGTTATTCGGAAGCGTCTTCTAATCGATGGAGATGGAGCTGGAGATGATAGGCGCATTAATGTGCTTATGAAGAGCTTTACCAAATGGTGCCAATCCAATTTCTCACCAGAGGAAGG GTTCTCACAGTATCAGAGGATGTTGACCTCTTTGGCACAATGTGAATTCTCCATGGGGAAAACCCTGCTTGTGTATGACATGAATCTAAAAGAAATGGAGAATTATGAAACAATCTATGCAGATATTG AGAAAAGTATAACTTCAGCCCATGAAAAAATTGCAGAGTGCAAAAAGGAAATCCAGAGAGCAAAAAGGATACGTAAAAACCGCCAAG AGTATGATGCTTTGGCCAGAGTTATCAAGCAACATCCAGACAGACATGAGACCTTAAA GCAGCTTGAGGCTTTAGACAAAGAGCTTCAGCAGCTTTCACACATCAAAGAGAATGTGGAGGACAAG TTGGAACTTCGTAAGAAACAGTTCCACGTCCTTCTCACCACCATTCAGGAACTTCAGCAGACTTTGGATA ATGATGAGAAGATGGAAAGTGATGATACCCAGGAGAGCTCGATGGAAAATGGAGACTAG